A DNA window from Phaeobacter sp. A36a-5a contains the following coding sequences:
- the scpA gene encoding methylmalonyl-CoA mutase: MTTKTDDWRALAEKELRGRTLDALTWNTLEGIDVKPLYTEADSKDLPHMGTLPGFGPFTRGVKATMYAGRPWTIRQYAGFSTAEESNAFYRRNLAAGQQGVSVAFDLATHRGYDSDHPRVMGDVGKAGVAIDSVEDMKILFDGIPLDQVSVSMTMNGAVIPILASFIVAGEEQGHDKALLAGTIQNDILKEFMVRNTYIYPPEPSMRIISDIIEYTSNEMPKFNSISISGYHMQEAGANLVQELAYTLADGREYVRAAIEAGMDVDKFAGRLSFFFAIGMNFFMEIAKLRAARTLWHRVMTDFGAKSDRSKMLRTHCQTSGVSLQEQDPYNNVIRTAYEAMSAVLGGTQSLHTNALDEAIALPTDFSARIARNTQLVLQEETGVTNVVDPLAGSYYVESLTNELIEKAWALMEEVEEMGGMTKAVASGMPKLRIEESAARRQAMIDRGEEVIVGVNKYRKEKEDPIDILDVDNVKVRDSQIARLEQIRASRDSAACEAALDNLTRVAKEGGNLLAAAVEAARARASVGEISMAMEKEFGRHSAEVKTLAGVYGAAYEGDEGFAAIQKSIEDFAEAEGRRPRLLVVKMGQDGHDRGAKVIATAFADIGFDVDVGPLFQTPEEAAQDAIDNDVHVVGISSQAAGHKTLAPQLVQELKAQGAEDIIVICGGVIPQQDYQFLYDNGVKAIFGPGTNIPEAAQDILKLIRQGG, translated from the coding sequence ATGACGACCAAAACCGACGATTGGCGGGCTCTGGCTGAAAAAGAGCTGCGCGGACGCACGCTGGACGCGCTGACCTGGAATACGCTGGAAGGCATTGATGTAAAACCGCTTTATACTGAGGCCGACAGCAAGGATCTGCCTCATATGGGCACGCTGCCCGGCTTTGGACCCTTTACCCGGGGCGTGAAGGCCACGATGTACGCAGGCCGCCCCTGGACCATCCGCCAATATGCGGGCTTCTCCACGGCTGAGGAATCCAACGCTTTCTACCGCCGCAACCTCGCGGCCGGGCAGCAGGGCGTTTCGGTGGCCTTCGACCTTGCCACCCACCGCGGCTATGACAGCGACCACCCCCGCGTGATGGGCGATGTCGGCAAGGCCGGTGTGGCCATCGACAGCGTTGAGGATATGAAAATCCTGTTTGATGGCATCCCGCTGGATCAGGTCTCGGTCTCGATGACGATGAACGGCGCGGTGATCCCGATCCTGGCCAGCTTTATCGTCGCGGGCGAAGAGCAGGGCCATGACAAGGCGCTGCTGGCAGGCACCATTCAGAACGACATCCTGAAGGAGTTCATGGTCCGCAACACCTATATCTATCCGCCGGAACCCTCGATGCGGATCATCTCGGACATTATTGAGTACACCTCGAACGAGATGCCGAAATTCAATTCCATCTCCATTTCCGGCTATCACATGCAGGAAGCCGGCGCCAATCTGGTGCAGGAGCTGGCCTATACCCTCGCAGACGGTCGCGAATATGTCCGCGCCGCGATTGAGGCAGGCATGGATGTTGACAAATTCGCAGGCCGCCTGAGCTTCTTCTTTGCGATTGGCATGAATTTCTTCATGGAAATCGCCAAACTGCGCGCCGCCCGCACGCTCTGGCACCGGGTGATGACCGACTTTGGCGCCAAATCCGACCGCTCCAAGATGCTGCGCACCCATTGCCAGACCTCGGGCGTGTCCTTGCAGGAGCAGGATCCCTACAACAACGTGATCCGCACCGCCTATGAGGCGATGTCGGCGGTGCTGGGCGGCACGCAGTCGCTGCACACCAACGCGCTGGACGAAGCCATCGCGCTGCCCACCGATTTCTCTGCCCGCATCGCCCGCAACACCCAGCTGGTGCTGCAGGAGGAAACCGGCGTCACCAATGTGGTCGATCCGCTGGCTGGCTCCTACTATGTCGAAAGCCTCACCAATGAGCTGATCGAGAAAGCCTGGGCGCTGATGGAAGAGGTCGAGGAGATGGGCGGCATGACCAAGGCCGTGGCCTCCGGCATGCCGAAACTGCGCATCGAGGAAAGCGCGGCCCGTCGTCAGGCGATGATCGACCGGGGCGAAGAGGTGATCGTCGGGGTCAACAAATACCGCAAGGAAAAGGAAGATCCGATCGACATTCTGGATGTCGACAACGTCAAGGTGCGCGACAGCCAGATCGCCCGGCTGGAACAGATCCGCGCCAGCCGCGACAGCGCCGCCTGCGAGGCCGCGCTGGACAATCTGACCCGCGTCGCAAAGGAAGGTGGCAACCTTCTGGCCGCCGCCGTCGAAGCCGCCCGCGCGCGGGCCTCAGTCGGAGAGATCTCCATGGCAATGGAAAAGGAATTCGGCCGTCACAGCGCCGAGGTCAAGACCCTGGCCGGTGTCTATGGCGCCGCCTATGAGGGCGACGAAGGCTTTGCCGCCATTCAGAAATCCATCGAAGACTTTGCCGAGGCAGAGGGCCGTCGCCCGCGTCTTCTGGTGGTCAAGATGGGGCAGGACGGTCACGACCGGGGAGCCAAGGTGATCGCCACCGCCTTTGCCGATATCGGCTTTGACGTTGACGTCGGCCCGCTGTTCCAGACCCCGGAAGAGGCCGCACAGGACGCCATCGACAATGACGTCCATGTGGTCGGGATTTCGTCGCAGGCCGCAGGGCACAAGACGCTGGCCCCGCAGCTGGTGCAGGAGCTGAAGGCGCAGGGCGCCGAGGATATCATCGTGATTTGTGGCGGGGTGATCCCGCAGCAGGATTACCAGTTCCTCTATGACAATGGCGTCAAGGCGATCTTTGGCCCCGGCACCAATATTCCCGAAGCGGCGCAGGACATCCTGAAGCTGATCCGCCAGGGTGGGTAA